The Pseudomonas berkeleyensis genome includes a region encoding these proteins:
- a CDS encoding PilZ domain-containing protein produces MSDTANERRRFQRIAFDAPTVLVQGERRWSAVLHDLSLKGLMVETPAGWNADPDQPFEAQIQLGDEARVKMEVLLTRTQAGYLGFVCRHIDLDSISHLRRLVELNLGDESLLERELAALGDIP; encoded by the coding sequence ATGAGTGATACAGCCAACGAGCGTCGGCGTTTTCAGCGCATCGCCTTCGACGCCCCCACCGTACTCGTGCAAGGCGAGCGGCGCTGGTCGGCGGTGTTGCACGACCTGTCGCTCAAGGGCCTGATGGTGGAAACGCCGGCAGGCTGGAACGCCGATCCGGATCAGCCGTTCGAGGCACAGATCCAGCTCGGCGACGAGGCCCGGGTGAAGATGGAAGTCCTGCTGACCCGAACCCAGGCCGGTTACCTCGGCTTCGTCTGCCGCCATATCGACCTGGATTCGATCAGCCATCTGCGTCGCCTGGTCGAACTCAACCTCGGCGACGAGAGTCTGCTGGAGCGAGAGCTTGCCGCCCTCGGCGACATCCCCTGA
- the yjiA gene encoding GTPase, which translates to MSQLPIPVTVLTGFLGAGKTTLLRHMLKAEHGLRLAVIENEFSATPIDGQLLGDEPVKLVTLANGCVCCSIHVELEKALFLLLDKLDSGELVFDRLVIECTGLADPAPVAQTFFATEELGARYRLDGIVTLVDAVNAERHLSETIAQAQVGFADLLLLSKTDLADAASVEALRTRLQRINRRAPIQVVEHGRVDLESLLDLRGFELDPTPARGLTLRPLAPATNTPDRIRTLVLESAEPVDLERLSVFMEGLLARFGDALLRYKGVLAVANEPRRLVFQGVLRLYSFDWDSEWAADEARESVLVFIGDDLPEDEIRQGFAEALGQR; encoded by the coding sequence ATGTCTCAACTGCCCATTCCCGTCACCGTGCTCACCGGCTTTCTCGGTGCCGGCAAGACCACTCTGCTGCGCCACATGCTCAAGGCCGAGCACGGCCTGCGTCTGGCGGTGATCGAGAACGAATTCAGTGCCACGCCCATCGACGGCCAGTTGCTCGGCGATGAGCCGGTGAAGCTGGTTACCCTGGCTAATGGCTGCGTGTGCTGCTCGATCCACGTCGAGCTGGAGAAGGCGCTGTTCCTGCTGCTGGACAAGCTCGACAGCGGCGAGCTGGTCTTCGACCGCCTGGTGATCGAGTGCACCGGCCTGGCCGACCCGGCACCCGTGGCGCAGACCTTCTTCGCCACCGAAGAACTGGGCGCGCGCTACCGGCTCGACGGCATCGTCACCCTGGTCGATGCGGTCAACGCCGAGCGTCACCTGAGCGAGACCATCGCCCAGGCCCAGGTCGGATTCGCCGATCTGCTCCTGCTGAGCAAGACCGACCTGGCCGATGCCGCCAGCGTCGAGGCGTTGCGTACGCGGCTGCAGCGCATCAATCGGCGTGCGCCGATCCAGGTGGTCGAGCATGGCCGTGTCGATCTCGAATCACTGCTCGATTTGCGCGGTTTCGAGCTCGATCCCACCCCGGCGCGCGGCCTGACCCTGCGCCCGTTGGCACCTGCGACGAACACGCCTGATCGCATTCGCACACTGGTGCTCGAGAGCGCCGAGCCGGTCGATCTGGAGCGCCTCAGCGTGTTCATGGAAGGCTTGCTGGCGCGCTTCGGCGATGCGCTGCTGCGCTACAAAGGCGTGCTCGCGGTGGCGAACGAGCCACGTCGCCTGGTGTTCCAGGGCGTGCTGCGGCTCTACAGCTTCGATTGGGACAGTGAGTGGGCGGCGGACGAGGCGCGCGAAAGCGTGCTGGTATTCATCGGTGACGATCTGCCCGAGGACGAAATCCGTCAGGGTTTCGCCGAAGCGCTCGGGCAGCGTTGA
- a CDS encoding DUF3015 domain-containing protein, translated as MSKRMLGKGLVFGVLSMASVGAFADAAGGNGCGWGNMLFEGQRGMAPHFLATTTNGTFGNATFGMTSGTNGCDTSGALGYNGRSMLAMNGMLDSIAEDMAMGQGEALDAYATLLGVEAQDRAHFAKVTHDNFGSIFSQADATSEQVLAATLQVMSRDAQLARYVKQPA; from the coding sequence ATGAGCAAGCGAATGTTGGGCAAGGGTCTGGTTTTTGGCGTCCTGAGCATGGCCAGTGTAGGGGCGTTCGCCGACGCGGCCGGGGGGAATGGCTGCGGTTGGGGCAACATGCTGTTCGAAGGACAGCGCGGTATGGCTCCACATTTCCTGGCCACCACCACCAACGGCACTTTCGGCAACGCCACCTTCGGCATGACTTCCGGTACCAACGGCTGCGATACCAGCGGTGCACTGGGCTACAACGGCCGCTCGATGCTGGCGATGAACGGCATGCTCGACTCCATCGCCGAAGACATGGCCATGGGCCAGGGCGAGGCGCTGGATGCCTACGCGACCTTGCTGGGTGTCGAGGCTCAGGATCGTGCGCATTTCGCCAAGGTCACGCACGACAACTTCGGCAGCATCTTCAGTCAGGCCGATGCCACCAGTGAGCAGGTTCTGGCGGCAACCCTGCAGGTGATGAGTCGCGACGCACAACTGGCGCGTTACGTGAAACAGCCTGCGTAG
- a CDS encoding YbdD/YjiX family protein: protein MFNDLARMGRYLGQAARMLVGMPDYDTYVEHMANKHPDQPVMSYEAFFRERQEARYGGGKGRPVRCC from the coding sequence ATGTTCAACGACCTCGCCCGCATGGGCCGCTACCTGGGCCAGGCTGCCCGTATGCTGGTGGGCATGCCCGACTACGACACCTATGTCGAGCACATGGCCAACAAGCACCCGGATCAGCCGGTGATGAGCTACGAGGCGTTCTTCCGTGAACGCCAGGAAGCGCGTTATGGTGGCGGCAAGGGCAGGCCGGTTCGTTGTTGCTGA
- the glyA gene encoding serine hydroxymethyltransferase: protein MFSRDLNLARYDAELFAAMEQEAQRQEEHIELIASENYTSPAVMEAQGSVLTNKYAEGYPGKRYYGGCEYVDVVEQLAIDRAKELFGADYANVQPHAGSQANAAVYLALLSAGDTILGMSLAHGGHLTHGASVSSSGKLYNAVQYGITDAGLIDYDEVERLAVEHKPKMIVAGFSAYSQVLDFARFRAIADKVGAYLFVDMAHVAGLVAAGVYPNPVPFADVVTTTTHKTLRGPRGGLILAKKNEEIEKKLNSAVFPGAQGGPLEHVIAAKAVCFKEALQPEFKAYQQQVVKNAQVMAKVFIDNGYDVVSGGTQNHLFLLSLIKQDITGKDADAALGRAFITVNKNSVPNDPRSPFVTSGLRIGTPAVTTRGFKEDECRQLAGWICEVLANIGNDEVEGRVREQVKALCAKFPVYGN from the coding sequence ATGTTCAGCCGTGATTTGAACCTTGCTCGTTATGACGCCGAATTGTTTGCTGCCATGGAGCAGGAAGCCCAACGCCAGGAAGAACACATCGAGCTGATCGCCTCGGAAAACTACACCAGCCCGGCGGTGATGGAAGCCCAGGGCAGCGTGCTGACCAACAAGTACGCCGAGGGTTATCCGGGCAAGCGTTACTACGGTGGTTGCGAGTACGTCGACGTGGTCGAGCAACTGGCCATCGACCGCGCCAAGGAGCTGTTCGGTGCCGACTACGCCAACGTCCAGCCGCACGCCGGTTCGCAAGCCAACGCCGCGGTCTACCTGGCCCTGCTGTCGGCCGGTGACACCATCCTCGGCATGAGCCTGGCTCACGGCGGTCACCTGACCCACGGTGCCAGCGTTTCCTCGTCCGGCAAGCTGTACAACGCCGTGCAGTACGGCATCACCGATGCCGGTCTGATCGACTACGACGAGGTCGAGCGCCTGGCCGTCGAGCACAAGCCGAAGATGATCGTTGCCGGTTTCAGCGCCTACTCGCAGGTGCTGGACTTCGCCCGCTTCCGCGCCATCGCCGACAAGGTCGGTGCCTACCTGTTCGTCGACATGGCGCACGTGGCCGGCCTGGTTGCCGCTGGCGTATACCCGAACCCGGTGCCGTTCGCCGACGTGGTCACCACCACCACCCACAAGACCCTGCGCGGCCCGCGCGGCGGCCTGATCCTGGCGAAGAAGAACGAAGAGATCGAGAAGAAGCTCAACTCCGCGGTTTTCCCGGGTGCCCAAGGCGGTCCGCTGGAGCACGTCATCGCCGCCAAGGCCGTGTGCTTCAAGGAAGCCCTGCAGCCCGAGTTCAAGGCTTACCAGCAGCAAGTGGTGAAGAACGCCCAGGTCATGGCCAAGGTGTTCATCGACAACGGCTACGACGTGGTTTCCGGTGGTACTCAGAACCACCTGTTCCTGCTCTCGCTGATCAAGCAGGACATCACCGGTAAAGATGCCGACGCTGCCCTGGGCCGCGCCTTCATCACCGTGAACAAGAACAGCGTACCGAACGACCCGCGCTCGCCGTTCGTCACCTCCGGCCTGCGTATCGGCACGCCGGCCGTGACCACCCGCGGCTTCAAGGAAGACGAGTGCCGTCAGCTGGCGGGCTGGATCTGCGAAGTGCTGGCCAACATCGGCAACGACGAAGTCGAAGGCCGTGTGCGTGAGCAGGTCAAAGCGCTGTGCGCCAAGTTCCCGGTTTACGGCAACTAA